One window of uncultured Methanoregula sp. genomic DNA carries:
- a CDS encoding Bax inhibitor-1/YccA family protein, with protein sequence MDRSSNPAFRDDLFNDRECNGTGTPMTIRGTIDKTLFLLFIVVVSAVVAWTYLPNSVPLVLGAVVGAFAVGFLTSFRTTLSPFTAPVFAILEGIFLGAFSGWMNTLYPGIVVQAVALTFCVFLIVLLIFRARIIRVTGKFKIIVIGAMGAIALLYIANIVLTFFRMPLGFISEGGWPGVAFSLVVVFVASLCLVLDFDYIEKSVEYGLPKRNEWYASFTLIVTLVWMYLEILRLLVKLRESVPESGT encoded by the coding sequence ATGGACAGATCCTCAAATCCGGCATTCCGGGACGACCTTTTTAATGATCGCGAGTGTAACGGCACGGGAACGCCGATGACCATCCGGGGAACGATCGACAAGACGCTCTTCCTCCTCTTCATTGTCGTGGTCTCTGCAGTAGTTGCCTGGACGTATCTCCCCAATTCAGTCCCCCTTGTTCTCGGGGCGGTTGTCGGTGCGTTTGCTGTCGGATTCCTCACATCCTTCAGGACGACGTTGTCGCCTTTCACCGCGCCGGTCTTTGCCATCCTGGAAGGTATTTTTCTCGGGGCATTTTCCGGGTGGATGAATACCCTTTATCCAGGCATTGTCGTACAGGCTGTGGCCCTGACGTTTTGCGTCTTTCTCATCGTTCTCCTTATCTTCCGGGCACGCATAATCCGCGTCACCGGGAAATTCAAAATTATCGTGATCGGGGCAATGGGGGCAATCGCGCTTCTCTATATCGCCAATATCGTTCTCACTTTTTTCAGAATGCCCCTCGGGTTCATCAGCGAAGGCGGCTGGCCCGGTGTCGCGTTTTCGCTTGTCGTGGTTTTTGTTGCTTCACTCTGTCTTGTTCTTGATTTCGATTATATCGAGAAGAGCGTTGAGTATGGCCTGCCGAAGCGCAATGAATGGTATGCCTCGTTCACTCTTATCGTCACGCTGGTCTGGATGTACCTCGAGATCCTCCGGCTTCTCGTAAAACTGCGGGAATCTGTGCCGGAATCCGGTACCTGA